Within Sorangiineae bacterium MSr11367, the genomic segment ATCTCCAGCGGTCCAATTCACGCGCGCCTGCCCGTTCGACCATCCTCGAAGGTCGAACCACCGCCCCGGCCTTCTCCGCTTGGAGAAGGGACGGGCGCAATGGTGCCTACGATAGGGTCGGTCGAAAATTGGTCCAGCCCCGGGATGGTTCTCGACCGTTTCTTGGTTCCCTTTAGGAACTTCTTCGTTACTCTTAGGAACCGAAGGTGCTGTCTGCGGCGTCGAGCGGCAAGGAGGCATCCCGTCGGAACGAAGGAAGGTTAAAGTAACCAATGAGAAAAGCAGCGGCGAAATCGAATGTGGAAAGTGGATGCGCATGTCTTGCGCGAGACGTACTCGACCGCATCGGCGACCGATGGAGCGTGATCTGCATCCTTCACCTGGGCGAGCACGAGGTGCTTCGCTTCACCGAGTTGAGGCGGTTGATCAGCGGCATTTCGCAGCGGATGCTCACGGTGACGTTGCGCGATCTCGAGCGCGATGGGTTCGTCGCGCGCAAGGTCAAGCCGGTCATTCCACCGCACGTCGAGTATCGGCTTACGCCGCTGGGCCGCGCCCTCATGGAAAATGTGCGATCGCTCTGCCAATGGGCGAACGACCACCAGGACGCCGTGCGGCGCGCGCGCGAGTCGTATGATGCACGCGCGCTGCAGGAAGTCTCCACTTAACCGAGGCACATGAACTGCAACAGCTTCGTATCTTCAGCCAAAGATGGGTCGAACCGCCAAGGCGCCAAGGCCGCCAAGATATGGGGTGGAGTGAAGAAAGCGCTCGTCCATGAACCTCACACTCTTGGCGTTCTTGGCGTCTACCCGACTCAAAAGCCTCTTAGCTCAAAGGTGAAATGACAGGGTGTAGCCCGTGCACGCAGTTTTTGCGGTTACGGAGAAGGTGATCTCCTGGCCGGACGTGCTCGAGAAGGACATGCCACCGGTGGTGGTGCATTGGCTACCGACACAAAGCGAAACTTCTGCGGTGGGCGATACTTCGATATGCGGATCGAGCTGGCAAAATGCTCCAGTCCCGTCGTCGCGGAATCGGAAATAGGCCGTCTGCCCTGCTGCGAGCACGCCGCAAAATGTGCGGCCGCCGCTATCGCACCGTCCGATGTCGCCCCAATGGTATGCCGTGCTGAATGAGCGCGCGTTCTTGCCAGGGCCCGGGTCGGTGCAGCTCGCGTCGGGGGCCGGACAGGTGTCGCACTTTCCGCTCGCACCGCAGGAGAAGCCCGTGGGTGCGCACACCTTGCCTTGGTTGATCGGCGTGCCCTTGATGGTGCTGTTCGCGCAGGTGTAGCTCATACAGTCGCTCGGCGGTGGAGGATCCGCGTCGTCGTTCGTGCTCGCGGGGAGACCATCCGCGCTGCACGTGGGCCTTTTGCAATCGCCGGCCTTGTCCTCCGGTACGTCGCCCGTGCTGGGCGTGAAGGCGGGATTGCCCTCGGTGGTGCACGACGTCTGCTTGCAGTCATGTGGCGTGTCGTTGACGACGGTGACATCCACGACGGACTTCTCGGCGCCGTTGCCGTCGCACACCAGCCGATGGCACACGAGGTTCGTTGCCGACCTTCGCGAGTCGACCCCCGCGGGGACGTTTCCTTCCGTGCAAACACCGGCCACGCATCGGTTCTCCCGGCACGGTTGGCCGGGCGGCGTGCACTCGGCGTCGGTGCGGCAGCCGCCGTAGCCCGGGTCGTCGTCCGAAGAAGAAGAGGAGAATAGGCATGCGCTGCTGACCAGCGCGATGCCCACGGCCACGATCACACCAGGGACACGTCGAAGGTTCTTCATGGGGGTAAACACCGCGTAGCAAGGAGCGATCTCAACGCTCAGCTCGGCAGGTGTCTACGCATCCGCTCGGTTCTTCCGCACTTTCGTGTGCGTATACAACTTCTCGCGTGTCGCGCGGACTACGGAGCGCTCTATGGACTCTTGGTCACAATCAGCGGTGCCATGCTGGCGCGGAACCGGTCGCTCCACGGACACGGTGTGTGCGTGGTCGGGTCGAGCCGCACGAGCCGCGTCGTCCCCGTCGCGTGCAAGGTGGGCCCGTGCAGGGCTTTCACCTGCGCCTCGACGATGAACGACGTGGTGCCAAGGTGCGTCGGGGTAATCTCGACGACCAGCTCACACTCCCCGCGCACCGGCTTCAGATAACGAATCTCGTGCGCCGCGATGACGTGAAACTTGTCCGGATTGATCGCCAGTTCATCCTCCCAGCGAAATCCGCGCGAATGGATGAACGCCCCGCGGGCCCGCTCCATGAAGAGCACGAACTTGACGTTGTGCAGGAGATTGAGCGCATCCAAATCGTCGAAATAGACGCGCTGAACCGACCGATACGGAATCTGAAGATTTTGCACAGTGGAGCCCTCTATAGCCTAAAGAGAGGAGATTCACAGGAAGACGGGAAGACGGGAAGGGGTTTCGGCACGTCCGTCGCGGAACGCTTTTTTGGGGTTTCCAGTTGGCCAACGGAGCTGACTGAAAAAACTCAGACCTTCCCGTCTTCCCGTCTTCCTGTGAATTCTCTCTCTCTTTTCGTCAGCGGGGGCGGGGGTTTTCTTGGAAGGTCACGTCGAGTTTGACCTCTTTGCCCTCGCGGATGACCACGGCGGGCACCGTTTCTCCGGGCTTGCTGGCGTTGAGGACGAACATCAAATCTTCGACGCTGCCAATTTCGTGGGCGCCGAGGCGCACGACGATGTCGCCGCGCTTCATGCCGCCCTTGTCGGCGGCGCCGCCTGGCCGCACGCCGGACAAGAGCACACCCTTCTTGCCCGCGCCGGGGCCGCCGTAATCGGGAATCGTCCCCAGCGACGCGTTGAAGCTGCGCATGTCGCCGCGCGGGGAGGGGCCCTGGGCGCCGCCTTGGAAGGTCGGCGGCTTTTCATCCACTGCGGCTTTGCGCGCGATGTCGGCCACCAGCCACCCCACGCGGGCCGCCCCGGCGTAGTTGATCTTGTCCGGCGTGTCGCTCGGCTTGTGGTAGTCCGAGTGCGTTCCGGTGAAGAAGTGCAAAACCGGTATGTTGGCCGTGTAGAACGACATGTGATCGCTGGGCCCGTAGCCGTCGCCGCCCATGGCGCAGTCGAGTGGTGCACCGACTCCGCATTGCGCCGACACCACCTCCGACCACTCGCGCGCCGTCTCGGTGCCCAGCACCTGGACCCGGTTGTCGCGCATGCGGCCGACCATATCCATGTTGAGCATGGCCACGATGTTCTTCGGATCGAGCGCGCCCTTTTTCCCTTCCTTCGCCGCCCGCACGAAGTACGACGAGCCCAAAATGCCCGACTCTTCGCCCGAGAACGCGACGAATACCACGTCGCGCCGGAGCTGCGCCTTGTTGGCCGCGAGCGTGCGCGCCACGTGGAGCAACGTTGCCGCGCCCGAGGCATTGTCGTCCGCGCCGACGTGCGGTGCGTTGCTGCCAGGCGCCAGCGAATGGTGCCCGCCCAGCCCGAGGTGATCGTAGTGCGCACCCACCACGACGGTGCCGGGGAGCTTGTCGCCGCCGGCCTCGATGCGCGCCACGACGTTGAACGCATTGGACTTCACTTCGGAGAGCGCCACCCGCAGCTGCGCGCCGACCTTGGCCTTGATCTTCAGTTTGGCCATCGTCGCCGCGAACGCATCGCGCTTCACCACCAGCACGGGGATGCCTGCATCGCCATACCCCTCCACGTCGAGCGATGGCAGGCGTGCATCCGGCGGCGCCTTCCAATCGGCCTTGGCATTCTCGGGCGGAGCGGGATCGTCCACCACGATGAGCGCTTTCGCTCCGCGCTCCTTGGCCGCCCATGCCTTCAGCCGAATGTCGCCGTAGCGCCGTTTGGCATCCGTCGCGGTGAACTTCTGCGACTCGGGCACGAACCTGCGCACCACGGCGATGGCCCCTTTGACCTTCGTCTTGGCATAGTCGTCGACACCCAGCTCTTTGGCCACGATGCCATAATTGGCAAAGACCAATGCGCCCTTCACGTCGGCCTGGGCAGGGGAATACCCCATGACGACGAAGTCTTCCTTCTTCGTCTCCGTCTTGCCCACCACGAACTTCGTCTCGCCGCTCGCCTTGAGTTCCGTCGTGACGGGGAATCCCTGGCGGTAGGTGCCATCGTCGCCCGCGGGGGCGAGGCCCGCCGTGCGGAATTGCTCCTCGAGGTAGGCGCCCGAGGCTTCCAGTCCCTTGGTGCCGATGCCGCGTCCTTCGCGCTCGGGATCGGCCAGCCAGCGAATGTCGGTGGCGATGCGATCGGCCGCGCGCGGCTCGATGGTGCCTCCGGAGTCGACCCAGCGCGCCACGAACACGTTCGTATCGTGCTTGCCCGGCGCGGTCGCCCGGTTCGACGAAAAGGCCAGCGACTTGCCGTCGGGCGAGAACATCGGAAACCCATCGAAGCCGCCCGCGTAGGTGATGCGCTCGAGGTTCGTGCCGTCGAGGTTGACCGCCCAAATATCGAATTCGCGCCCCTTCGGATCGCCGAAGTTCGACGAAAAGAGAATGCGCTTCTGCGACGGGTGCCAAAACGGCGCAAACGACGCCGCGTTCAAATAGGTGATCTGCACGGGATCGCTCCCGTCGGCGTTGGCCACGTAGATTTCGAGCTTCGACGGCCGCACGAGGTTCTTCGCCAAGAGCGCTTTGTAGTCGTCGAGCTCCTTGCCCGGGCGCGGTCGCGAGGCGCGCCAGACGATCTTCGAGCAATCGTCGTTGAAGAACGCGCCGCCGTCGTAGCCGACCCCGGTGGTCAGGCGGCGCACGTTCTTACCGTCCTTGTCCATCCGGTACAGATCGATGTCGCCATCGCGGACGGAGGTGAAGACGATGGAGCCGTCCTTCTTGCAGACGGTGCCTTCGGCGTCGTAGCCCTTGGTGTCCGTCAGGCGCTGGACGCCGGTGCCATCGGCCTTGGCCTTGAAAATATCGTACGTGTCGTAGAGCGCCCAGACGTAGCCCTGGCTGTGATCGGGCTTGGGCGGGCAGGCTTCGCCGCCCAGGTGGGTCGACGCGTAGATGACCTCCTGGTCGTCGGGCAGAAAGAAGGAGCACGTGGTGGCGCCCTTCCCGCTGGACACCGGAATGGGCGTCGGCGAGGCCACGGGAAGCCGATAAATGCGGTCGCAACCGCTGTCGCCGGTGCGCGCCTGCATGATGAGCTCACGCCCGCCCCACGCCCAATAGGCCTCCGCGTTTTCGCCGGCCATGGTCAGCTGGCGCAGGTCGGCCAGATGGACTTCTTCCGGCAGGGGGCGGAGTGGGGGTGGTTCGGGCGCGGCCTGGGTGAGCTTGGGGGCGGGCGGCGGCGTGGAACCGCACGCCACGAACGCGAGGGAGGAGATCGAGGTCAGTGCGAAGACGACGAATCGGCGAACGAGCATGGCTTCGCCCGCAGCTTACCTCCCCCGGTCCGCTCTGTGCGCGACTTCGTCAGTTGGTCGGGCTGAGGGTCGTCCCGTACAGGACCGCCTCGGTCTCGACGTAGTCCGCGGAGCTCGAGCTGATGGTAGATCCGCTCATTTTCGCATGGAAACACGTGGTCGACGCGTGGAGCTCGGGTAGCGCGTTGACGATGGCCGTGGAGTCTTTCAAGCCATGGCTGCCGTCGCACCCCTGGCTTGGGTTACCGATGCAGGGGAAGGTTCCGTCGCTGTCGGCCGGGCCGCAGCGGAGAGCCTGTTTGGATCCACTGCCCTGGACATAGAGTTGGACGGAGGAGTCGGACTCCACTTTCGCAAGGATCGACGCCGTATCGAGTGTTGTCGTCGAATCGTGTGTCCAGACGATGGCGCCGTTGTTCGTCTGCCAAGCGCCGCATCCGGTGACCTTGTTGCACGAGCGCCTTC encodes:
- a CDS encoding helix-turn-helix transcriptional regulator, with the translated sequence MRKAAAKSNVESGCACLARDVLDRIGDRWSVICILHLGEHEVLRFTELRRLISGISQRMLTVTLRDLERDGFVARKVKPVIPPHVEYRLTPLGRALMENVRSLCQWANDHQDAVRRARESYDARALQEVST
- a CDS encoding acyl-CoA thioesterase encodes the protein MQNLQIPYRSVQRVYFDDLDALNLLHNVKFVLFMERARGAFIHSRGFRWEDELAINPDKFHVIAAHEIRYLKPVRGECELVVEITPTHLGTTSFIVEAQVKALHGPTLHATGTTRLVRLDPTTHTPCPWSDRFRASMAPLIVTKSP
- a CDS encoding M20/M25/M40 family metallo-hydrolase, which translates into the protein MLVRRFVVFALTSISSLAFVACGSTPPPAPKLTQAAPEPPPLRPLPEEVHLADLRQLTMAGENAEAYWAWGGRELIMQARTGDSGCDRIYRLPVASPTPIPVSSGKGATTCSFFLPDDQEVIYASTHLGGEACPPKPDHSQGYVWALYDTYDIFKAKADGTGVQRLTDTKGYDAEGTVCKKDGSIVFTSVRDGDIDLYRMDKDGKNVRRLTTGVGYDGGAFFNDDCSKIVWRASRPRPGKELDDYKALLAKNLVRPSKLEIYVANADGSDPVQITYLNAASFAPFWHPSQKRILFSSNFGDPKGREFDIWAVNLDGTNLERITYAGGFDGFPMFSPDGKSLAFSSNRATAPGKHDTNVFVARWVDSGGTIEPRAADRIATDIRWLADPEREGRGIGTKGLEASGAYLEEQFRTAGLAPAGDDGTYRQGFPVTTELKASGETKFVVGKTETKKEDFVVMGYSPAQADVKGALVFANYGIVAKELGVDDYAKTKVKGAIAVVRRFVPESQKFTATDAKRRYGDIRLKAWAAKERGAKALIVVDDPAPPENAKADWKAPPDARLPSLDVEGYGDAGIPVLVVKRDAFAATMAKLKIKAKVGAQLRVALSEVKSNAFNVVARIEAGGDKLPGTVVVGAHYDHLGLGGHHSLAPGSNAPHVGADDNASGAATLLHVARTLAANKAQLRRDVVFVAFSGEESGILGSSYFVRAAKEGKKGALDPKNIVAMLNMDMVGRMRDNRVQVLGTETAREWSEVVSAQCGVGAPLDCAMGGDGYGPSDHMSFYTANIPVLHFFTGTHSDYHKPSDTPDKINYAGAARVGWLVADIARKAAVDEKPPTFQGGAQGPSPRGDMRSFNASLGTIPDYGGPGAGKKGVLLSGVRPGGAADKGGMKRGDIVVRLGAHEIGSVEDLMFVLNASKPGETVPAVVIREGKEVKLDVTFQENPRPR